The Impatiens glandulifera chromosome 3, dImpGla2.1, whole genome shotgun sequence genome contains a region encoding:
- the LOC124928759 gene encoding probable LRR receptor-like serine/threonine-protein kinase At5g10290, whose product MWIKMDFALAILLLACLQSFVAPDLQGDALYALRASLNASADQLTEWNPYQVNPCTWPKVSCDNNKVVSVSLSSMGFTGFLTPKIAVLQTLRILSLQDNKITGGIPKELENLTSLTMLNLENNRLTGGIPSSLGNLKNLQFLYLNQNNLSGSIPDSLSSIQSLINIQLGSNNLTGQIPASLFRVSQYNFTGNQLNCGTKFTHTCASDTSGSPHKSMVGTIVGILFGIVGLILIGSVMLFMWKGKHKGYRRDVFVDVAGEVDRRIAFGQLKRFSWRELQLATDNFSEKNVLGQGGFGKVYKGILADNTKIAVKRLTDYESPGGDAAFQREVEMISVAVHRNLLRLIGFCTTPTERLLVYPFMQNLSVASCLRELKPGDPVLDWATRKRIALGTARGLEYLHEHCNPKIIHRDVKAANVLLDEDFEAVVGDFGLAKLVDVRKTNVTTQVRGTMGHIAPEYLSTGKSSERTDVFGYGIMLLELVTGQRAIDFSRLEEEDDVLLLDHVKKLQRERRLDAIVDKNLKYNFEIVEVEMMIQVALLCTQPCSDERPAMSEVVRMLEGEGLAERWEVWQHVEVTRREEYERLQRRFDWGEDSLYNQDAIELSGGR is encoded by the exons ATGTGGATCAAGATGGATTTTGCCCTAGCAATTCTGCTCTTGGCATGTCTTCAATCTTTTGTAGCGCCTGATCTACAAG GGGATGCACTTTATGCATTAAGGGCATCACTGAATGCTTCTGCTGATCAACTCACTGAATGGAATCCCTATCAAGTTAATCCATGCACTTGGCCCAAAGTTAGTTGTGACAATAATAAAGTTGTATCTGT ATCATTGTCATCTATGGGATTCACTGGATTCTTGACTCCTAAGATAGCAGTTCTGCAGACTCTTAGAATACT CTCCCTGCAAGACAACAAGATTACTGGTGGGATACCCAAAGAGCTGGAGAATCTGACTAGCCTGACAATGTTGAATCTTGAAAATAATCGTTTAACTGGTGGAATACCATCATCTCTGGGAAATCTCAAGAACCTTCAATTCTT GTATTTAAACCAGAATAACCTTTCCGGGAGTATTCCTGACTCATTATCATCTATTCAAAGCTTAATCAATAT TCAACTTGGGTCCAATAATCTCACTGGTCAAATCCCCGCGAGTTTATTCAGAGTTTCTCAATACAA CTTTACGGGGAACCAATTGAATTGTGGGACAAAATTTACTCATACATGTGCATCAGATACTAGTG GTTCACCGCACAAGTCAATGGTTGGCACAATTGTTGGGATTTTGTTTGGAATTGTTGGTCTTATCCTAATTGGAAGTGTCATGCTGTTTATGTGGAAAGGAAAGCATAAGGGCTACAGGCGCGATGTTTTTGTGGATGTTGCAG GTGAAGTCGATAGGAGAATTGCATTTGGACAGCTAAAAAGATTTTCTTGGAGGGAATTGCAGCTGGCTACAGATAACTTCAGTGAAAAAAATGTCCTTGGACAGGGTGGTTTTGGAAAAGTTTATAAAGGGATCCTTGCTGATAATACAAAAATTGCAGTGAAACGATTGACAGATTATGAAAGCCCTGGCGGTGATGCTGCTTTTCAGCGTGAAGTGGAGATGATTAGTGTAGCAGTCCACCGTAATCTGTTACGCCTTATTGGTTTCTGCACCACACCAACAGAACGCCTTTTGGTATATCCATTCATGCAGAACCTAAGTGTTGCTTCCTGTCTTCGAG AGCTTAAACCTGGGGATCCTGTTCTAGATTGGGCTACTAGAAAACGGATTGCTTTAGGCACAGCGCGTGGGCTTGAGTACCTCCACGAACACTGTAATCCCAAAATAATCCATCGGGATGTGAAAGCTGCTAATGTCTTACTGGATGAAGATTTTGAAGCGGTTGTTGGTGACTTTGGTTTAGCAAAGTTAGTTGATGTCCGAAAGACCAACGTGACAACTCAAGTTCGCGGAACCATGGGCCACATAGCACCGGAGTATTTGTCCACTGGTAAGTCTTCAGAAAGGACTGATGTCTTCGGTTATGGTATTATGCTTCTGGAGCTAGTGACAGGGCAGCGGGCTATAGACTTCTCGCgccttgaagaagaagatgacgTGTTACTGCTTGACcat GTGAAGAAACTGCAGAGGGAGAGGAGACTGGATGCTATTGTTGACAAGAACCTAAAATACAATTTTGAAATAGTCGAGGTTGAGATGATGATTCAGGTTGCACTACTTTGCACACAGCCATGTTCGGATGAGCGTCCTGCAATGTCAGAGGTGGTAAGGATGCTAGAAGGAGAAGGTCTAGCTGAGAGGTGGGAAGTATGGCAGCATGTAGAAGTTACACGTAGAGAAGAGTATGAAAGATTACAGAGAAGATTTGACTGGGGAGAGGACTCTCTTTATAATCAAGATGCTATTGAGTTGTCTGgtggaagatga
- the LOC124932165 gene encoding pentatricopeptide repeat-containing protein At4g39952, mitochondrial — protein MSYNTTIILRFKPFQFLANRLYSSSTISHYLHLRINSFLATSSLSALPSLLQYHAYLISTGHSNNIFIAAKLISLYSFLREPSLSRKVFDPLRLKDTFLWNSIIKAYFSNGEYTEAIRCYCFMQSSNVPINDFTLPMVVTSCAEDLATIHGTSIHGFVLKTAAFNGNSAIGSSFVYMYSKFGCMEDAAVVFDEITMKDVVAWTALVVGYVQNGESEKGLECIVVMHRIDEYDEKPNFRTLNGGFKACGDLGALIEGKCLHGLATKSGVTSFPVIKSSLLSMYSKCGSIRESYLSFSEVPDKDIVSWTSMLGAYARLGRLNECLDLYLEMQAAGVDPDEIAISCVLSGFSHSSRLSDGKAFHGIITKKNILSRALKNALMSMYCKFGQLALAEKLFDKLHDRDKESWNIMVLQYGKAGEALKCIELFRDMIVVDIELDSKVFSSVISSCSRLASAYLGRSVHGYAIRHLRHEHTSIANALIDMYGKSGYFTIASRIFYNVDQDTSTWNALISSYAHNELFVEALSIFDNMLTEGFMPNDATLVSVLSACSHTASLNKGEEIHNLAKDGGFVTKISVATALVDMYAKCGQLEKSREIFEAMQEKDVVSWNVMISGYGLHGDAESSLQIFQKMEHSGMRPNGLTFLAVLSACAHAGLVEEGKSLFFRMRDHSLSPTLKHYACMVDLLGRSGNLQEAEALLLSIPTTADGVLWGALLSACKTHNDPKMGIRIAKHAIEADPTNDGYYVIISDLYTSLGMWQEVERTRTLMMENRIRKNAGWSKL, from the coding sequence ATGTCGTATAATACTACTATCATCCTCCGATTCAAACCCTTTCAATTCCTTGCCAATCGTCTTTATTCATCCTCTACCATTTCTCACTATCTCCATCTTCGCATCAACTCCTTCCTCGCCACTTCTTCACTCTCCGCCCTTCCTTCCCTTCTTCAGTACCACGCTTATCTAATCTCGACTGGCCATtccaacaatattttcataGCTGCAAAGCTCATCTCTCTTTACTCCTTCCTCAGAGAGCCCAGCTTGTCGCGTAAGGTATTTGACCCACTTCGTCTTAAGGACACCTTTCTATGGAACTCTATCATTAAGGCTTACTTCTCAAATGGGGAATACACTGAAGCGATTCGCTGCTATTGCTTCATGCAATCATCTAATGTACCCATAAATGATTTCACACTGCCTATGGTTGTTACTTCCTGTGCCGAAGATTTGGCAACGATACATGGCACTAGCATACATGGGTTCGTCTTAAAGACTGCGGCTTTTAATGGGAATTCCGCCATTGGTTCTTCTTTCGTGTATATGTATTCAAAGTTCGGATGTATGGAGGATGCAGCTGTTGTGTTCGATGAAATTACCATGAAAGATGTGGTGGCTTGGACGGCTCTTGTTGTTGGATATGTGCAGAATGGTGAAAGTGAGAAGGGTTTGGAATGTATTGTTGTGATGCATAGGATTGATGAGTATGATGAGAAACCCAACTTCAGAACATTAAATGGAGGTTTCAAGGCTTGTGGAGACTTGGGGGCTTTGATAGAAGGCAAGTGCTTACACGGTTTAGCCACCAAAAGTGGAGTTACTTCATTTCCAGTTATTAAATCTTCACTCCTCTCTATGTATTCTAAATGTGGGAGCATTCGGGAATCGTATCTCTCATTCTCTGAAGTTCCAGACAAAGATATTGTTTCTTGGACATCTATGCTTGGTGCATATGCTCGATTAGGGCGTCTGAATGAATGCTTGGATCTATATTTGGAAATGCAGGCTGCCGGAGTAGATCCAGATGAGATTGCTATCAGTTGTGTGCTTTCCGGTTTCAGTCATTCCTCGAGACTCTCTGATGGTAAGGCCTTTCATGgaattattacaaaaaaaaatatattgagcCGAGCGTTGAAGAATGCTCTTATGTCAATGTATTGCAAGTTTGGACAATTAGCTCTTGCAGAGAAGCTTTTTGACAAACTACATGACAGGGACAAAGAATCCTGGAACATCATGGTTCTCCAGTATGGTAAGGCTGGTGAGGCACTAAAATGTATTGAACTGTTCAGAGACATGATAGTTGTAGACATTGAACTTGATTCCAAAGTTTTTTCATCTGTAATTTCGTCATGTTCACGGTTGGCATCTGCATATTTAGGCCGATCAGTTCATGGATATGCTATTAGACATTTGCGGCATGAGCATACCTCAATTGCCAATGCACTCATAGATATGTACGGTAAAAGTGGATATTTCACAATTGCTTCGagaattttttataatgtgGATCAGGATACTAGTACATGGAATGCCTTGATTTCATCTTATGCTCATAATGAGTTATTTGTTGAGGCTTTGAGCATTTTTGACAATATGCTTACGGAGGGTTTTATGCCAAATGATGCTACACTGGTCAGTGTTCTCTCTGCATGTTCTCATACTGCTTCACTAAACAAGGGAGAAGAAATTCACAATCTTGCCAAAGATGGAGGTTTTGTAACAAAAATATCCGTTGCAACTGCTCTAGTAGACATGTATGCAAAATGTGGGCAACTTGAGAAATCAAGAGAAATATTTGAAGCTATGCAAGAAAAAGATGTTGTTTCTTGGAATGTCATGATCTCAGGTTATGGTTTGCATGGAGATGCTGAATCTTCCTTACAGATTTTTCAGAAAATGGAGCATTCAGGTATGAGGCCAAATGGACTTACCTTTCTGGCTGTTTTATCAGCATGTGCTCACGCAGGGCTTGTTGAAGAAGGTAAGAGCCTCTTCTTTAGAATGAGAGACCATTCTCTGTCTCCCACATTGAAGCATTATGCTTGTATGGTAGACCTTCTTGGGAGATCGGGCAATCTACAGGAGGCAGAAGCTTTACTTCTTTCAATCCCTACTACTGCTGATGGAGTTCTATGGGGTGCTCTGTTAAGTGCTTGCAAAACTCACAATGATCCCAAGATGGGTATAAGGATTGCAAAGCATGCTATTGAAGCGGATCCCACAAATGATGGGTACTATGTTATAATTTCTGACCTATATACATCGCTAGGAATGTGGCAGGAGGTAGAAAGGACGAGGACATTAATGATGGAAAATAGGATCAGGAAGAACGCAGGTTGGAGCAAATTGTGA